The following proteins come from a genomic window of Aspergillus luchuensis IFO 4308 DNA, chromosome 3, nearly complete sequence:
- a CDS encoding DMT family transporter (COG:E,G;~EggNog:ENOG410PFCV;~InterPro:IPR000620;~PFAM:PF00892;~TransMembrane:10 (i94-114o126-147i159-178o190-208i220-238o258-280i292-312o324-351i391-408o414-432i);~go_component: GO:0016020 - membrane [Evidence IEA];~go_component: GO:0016021 - integral component of membrane [Evidence IEA]): MSLNPSDARGVNSTAGEETQQQYVTLLPAQNNQVDEQQQQQQHVVYSEQTPLLHSGHGHVSASASSTMQHCSTQPWWKTAQQVSCDVWLQGKGMILVMFAQFFGASMNVMTQILEIKGRDGKGFHPFQILFARMSITVLASYLYMWYARVPHPFGTRETFTLLMLRAGGGFFGVYGLYYSVQYLPLSEATVVTFLAPILSCYACSLLIPNETFTRKQQLAGLVSLAGVVLIARPFPFMRSGADSEEPEQGDKPGATDSYHHVLAIVVAAVGVLGASCAYTTIRMIGQRCHPLVSVTYFSSFTTVVATLAMLVMPSVPLELPGTLWEWTLLLGLGVSGFLLQFLLTAGLAYVPPVRKTKPKTSVDWDRDYGTRDDEEEASAKPTSSGSRATFMLYTQMLFAVFYDRAIWGSTLSAVSWAGSALILVSAMYVAMAREGAKGTASEEKEGGDQEGTDENRAGVAAEARLEEGGERQQSGGRA, from the exons ATGTCTCTGAATCCATCTGACGCAAGGGGCGTCAACTCGACCGCGGGTGAAGAAACTCAGCAACAATATGTAACTTTACTACCGGCTCAGAACAATCAAGTcgatgagcagcagcagcagcaacagcacgtTGTCTATTCGGAGCAGACGCCACTGCTTCATTCGGGACATGGACAtgtttctgcttctgcttcttcaacaatgcAACACTGCTCAActcagccatggtggaagaCGGCGCAGCAGGTATCCTGCGATGTCTGGCTGCAGGGTAAGGGCATGATCTTGGTCATGTTCGCGCAGTTCTTTGGCGCGTCAATGAATGTCATGACGCAAATTTTGGAAATCAAGGGTCGTGATGGGAAGGGGTTTCATCCGTTTCAG ATCCTGTTCGCCCGCATGTCTATCACTGTTCTCGCTAGTTACCTCTACATGTGGTACGCGCGAGTACCGCATCCGTTCGGAACGCGCGAAACCTTTACTCTGCTGATGCTGCGCGCTGGAGGTGGATTCTTCGGCGTCTATGGGCTCTACTACTCCGTTCAGTATTTGCCGCTCTCCGAGGCAACCGTGGTGACTTTCCTAGCCCCGATCCTGAGCTGCTATGCGTGCTCGCTCTTGATCCCCAACGAGACCTTCACGCGCAAGCAGCAACTTGCCGGACTGGTCTCGCTGGCGGGTGTCGTTCTCATCGCTCGGCCGTTCCCGTTCATGCGCTCGGGTGCCGACTCCGAAGAACCGGAGCAAGGCGATAAGCCCGGTGCCACCGATAGCTACCACCACGTGCTGGCCATCGTGGTGGCTGCGGTCGGAGTGCTGGGAGCCTCGTGTGCGTACACCACGATCCGGATGATCGGACAGCGCTGTCACCCGCTCGTCTCCGTGACTTACTTTTCCTCATTCACGACGGTCGTAGCTACACTGGCGATGTTGGTCATGCCCTCGGTTCCGCTGGAGCTGCCGGGAACGCTGTGGGAATGGACGCTGCTTCTTGGGCTGGGTGTTAGCGGATTCTTGCTGCAGTTCCTGCTCACGGCAGGTCTGGCGTATGTGCCGCCGGTGCGGAAGACCAAGCCCAAGACTTCGGTGGACTGGGATCGGGACTATGGCACGcgtgacgacgaggaggaggcatcAGCGAAGCCAACATCGTCCGGATCGCGGGCTACTTTCATGCTGTACACGCAGATGCTGTTTGCCGTGTTCTACGACCGGGCGATCTGGGGTAGTACGTTGTCGGCGGTGAGCTGGGCGGGATCGGCGCTGATCCTGGTGAGCGCGATGTATGTGGCCATGGCGCGAGAGGGCGCAAAGGGAACCGCatccgaggagaaggagggaggagatcAAGAGGGCACGGACGAGAACCGGGCTGGAGTGGCTGCAGAAGCGCGTCTGGAGGAGGGCGGGGAAAGACAACAGAGCGGGGGTCGCGCATGA
- a CDS encoding uncharacterized protein (COG:S;~EggNog:ENOG410Q021), with protein sequence MRHFDTWILRDPYSIFHYYPTGKRWPETIRELIQSRQICSPPSTSTSSNDNIIPSAAADSTSQPTSSFFQRLPPEIRLMIYAYVFNDSPNTSPNHPNDTTTTTNTTIHLVQIRNKIHHVRCTHPSPLDKHRQCCPQTMARWRTSPTTIPKPIITTNPPKGTNQAKQHDTNSTLYPHTHPSLPTTLSRNTTSPLLTCRAMYLESAPLLYTLTTIDTDDLYTFLSFINTISPHLRKYIKSLTVQYTPIWQPMAGQEYPFSVYTHTHNDMLWGGFWDAVARKCPGLERVRLGLDLGTVFAVNNLVGGGGGMSVTGGNMVSFGTEEEWVRPLLQVRGLKGFELGVMVRCDRLARRVLENGLVRDVQVLRERLVEVMCRERDDGEEEDVVVGERGRLAIMAA encoded by the coding sequence ATGCGCCACTTCGACACCTGGATCCTCCGCGACCCCTACTCCATCTTCCACTACTATCCCACAGGCAAACGATGGCCAGAAACCATTCGCGAATTGATTCAATCTCGTCAAATATGCAGTCCCCcatctacatccacatcctccaacgACAACATCATACCatccgcagcagcagacagcACCTCCCAACCAACAAGCAGCTTTTTCCAACGTCTGCCCCCAGAAATCCGCCTCATGATCTACGCCTACGTCTTCAACGACTCCCCCAACACCAGTCCCAACCACCCCAAtgacaccaccactactacaaaCACAACCATCCACCTGGTCCAAATCCGCAACAAAATCCATCACGTCCGATGCACACACCCCTCCCCACTCGACAAACACCGCCAATGCTGTCCCCAAACCATGGCCCGATGGCGCACCTCTCCCACCACGatccccaaacccatcatcaccacaaaCCCTCCCAAAGGAACAAatcaagcaaagcaacacGACACAAACAGCACCCTCTACCCACACACgcacccctccctccctaccACCCTCTCTCgcaacaccacctccccgcTCCTAACCTGCCGAGCAATGTACCTCGAGtccgcccccctcctctacACCCTCACCACGATCGACACAGACGACCTCTACACCTTCCTCTCattcatcaacaccatctcccccCATCTCCGGAAATACATCAAGTCCCTCACCGTGCAATACACTCCGATCTGGCAGCCCATGGCGGGCCAGGAGTATCCGTTCTCGGTGTACACGCATACGCACAATGATATGCTCTGGGGTGGGTTCTGGGATGCCGTGGCGAGGAAGTGTCCCGGGTTGGAGAGGGTCAGGTTAGGGCTGGATTTGGGGACCGTGTTTGCGGTTAATAACCTTgtaggaggaggtgggggaaTGTCGGTGACCGGGGGGAATATGGTTAGTTTTGGGACCGAGGAGGAGTGGGTGAGGCCGTTGTTACAGGTACGGGGGCTGAAGGGGTTTGAGTTGGGGGTGATGGTTAGGTGTGATCGCTTGGCGAGACGGGTGTTGGAGAATGGATTGGTGAGGGATGTGCAGGTGCTTAGGGAGAGGTTGGTCGAGGTGATGTGTCgggagagggatgatggagaggaggaggatgtggtggtgggtgagagggggaggttggCTATTATGGCTGCttga
- a CDS encoding choline-phosphate cytidylyltransferase (BUSCO:EOG09264I9J;~COG:I;~EggNog:ENOG410PHWJ;~InterPro:IPR041723,IPR004821,IPR014729;~PFAM:PF01467;~go_function: GO:0003824 - catalytic activity [Evidence IEA];~go_process: GO:0009058 - biosynthetic process [Evidence IEA]): protein MSSPQSSTKRKRSGSQHLSANAAIPSPAELLQPSSRDASGEEGDESTGSAIPLPSKHKKQSSLDVTSAGTVPPTKRARKASTSEGHVPASNGDLPDAPSALSKEDPGEPSETTVASSDIESRSKSRPGLQVDTSEPLMSPPARAGLQDPVGYHTNPPPTGRPVRVYADGVFDLFHVGHMRQLEQAKKAFPDVHLIVGVTGDEETHKRKGLTVLSGAERAESIRHCRWVDEVIPNCPWIVTPEFIDDHQIDYVAHDDLPYGADEGDDIYAPIKAQGKFLATQRTEGVSTTGIITRIVRDYDQYISRQFKRGASRQELNVSWLKKNELEIKRHVNELRDSIRSNWTTTGQELGRELRQFWQNSRPNSPLSSARNSVDLGGSRSGVTSPVLGSKAHVSRVEALGRPESTIGNGRNEPDFATGYSLGLIGGVRAWVGA, encoded by the exons ATGTCCTCCCCCCAATCTTCGACTAAACGCAAGCGCAGCGGTTCCCAACATCTTTCCGCCAATGCCGCCATTCCATCCCCTGCAGAACTTTTGCAACCCTCCTCTCGCGATGCGTCTGGTGAGGAAGGCGACGAGTCCACAGGCTCCGCCATTCCCTTGCCCAGCAAGCACAAGAAGCAATCGTCTCTCGATGTCACCTCTGCCGGCACCGTTCCGCCCACCAAACGGGCCCGCAAGGCGTCCACCAGTGAAGGTCACGTTCCAGCTTCCAATGGCGATCTCCCCGACGCACCATCGGCCCTCAGCAAGGAGGATCCGGGCGAGCCATCAGAGACCACCGTGGCCAGCAGTGATATCGAGAGTCGGAGCAAGAGCCGGCCGGGCTTGCAGGTAGACACATCGGAGCCGTTGATGAGCCCTCCCGCGCGTGCTGGGCTTCAGGACCCCGTCGGTTATCACACCAACCCTCCGCCAACGGGACGGCCGGTGCGCGTGTATGCGGACGGCGTGTTTGATCTGTTCCATGTGGG ACACATGCGACAGCTGGAACAAGCGAAGAAGGCGTTCCCTGACGTGCATTTGATCGTCGGAGTGACCGGAGACGAAGAAACACATAAGCGCAAGGGACTGACGGTCCTGAGCGGTGCCGAGCGCGCAGAGAGCATCCGTCATTGCAGATGGGTGGATGAAGTGATTCCCAATTGCCCTTGGATTGTGACGCCGGAATTCATCGATGACCACCAGATTGATTACGTTGCGCATGATGATTTACCATATGGTGcggatgagggagatgatATCTATGCGCCGATCAAGGCTCAAGGAAAGTTCTTGGCTACGCAGCGGACAGAGGGTGTGAGTACAACGGGAATTATTACCAG AATTGTTCGCGACTACGACCAGTACATTTCTCGACAGTTTAAGCGTGGTGCTTCACGACAGGAACTGAACGTGTCATGGTTGAAGAAAAATGAGCTGGAGATCAAGCGTCACGTGAATGAGCTCCGGGACAGCATCCGGTCTAACTGGACTACGACAGGCCAAGAATTGGGTCGGGAGCTGCGTCAGTTCTGGCAAAACAGCCGGCCCAACAGCCCGCTATCGAGCGCGCGCAACAGCGTGGATCTGGGCGGCTCGCGCAGCGGTGTCACCAGTCCTGTGCTGGGCAGCAAGGCGCATGTTTCTCGGGTAGAGGCTCTGGGACGTCCGGAGAGCACAATCGGCAACGGTCGGAACGAGCCGGACTTTGCAACGGGCTACAGTTTGGGATTGATTGGGGGTGTTCGCGCATGGGTAGGTGCATAA
- the PTC2 gene encoding PP2C family serine/threonine-protein phosphatase (COG:T;~EggNog:ENOG410PGQI;~InterPro:IPR000222,IPR036457,IPR001932,IPR015655;~PFAM:PF00481;~go_function: GO:0004722 - protein serine/threonine phosphatase activity [Evidence IEA];~go_function: GO:0016791 - phosphatase activity [Evidence IEA];~go_function: GO:0043169 - cation binding [Evidence IEA];~go_process: GO:0006470 - protein dephosphorylation [Evidence IEA]) yields MGQTLSEPVVDKTSAEGQDECCIYGVSAMQGWRISMEDAHAAVLDLQAKYSDQDEKPTDPDKRLAFFGVYDGHGGDKVALFAGENVHKIVAKQDSFAKGDIEQALKDGFLATDRAILEDPKYEEEVSGCTAAVSVISKHKIWVANAGDSRSVLGVKGRAKPLSFDHKPQNEGEKARISAAGGFVDFGRVNGNLALSRAIGDFEFKKSPELSPEQQIVTAYPDVTVHDLSDDDEFLVIACDGIWDCQSSQSVVEFVRRGIAAKQDLYRICENMMDNCLASNSETGGVGCDNMTMVIIGLLNGRTKEEWYNQIAERVANGDGPCAPPEYAEFRGPGIRNQFEENPDDFDMENDRARGFSVRSGRIILLEDGTELIPEQNDDELFDQAEEDQDLVNQVHRDSPDAARNEREGTPGPQSKDTPRTDAAEISESPSTTAEGSSGSAPGTPQKPTSS; encoded by the exons ATGGGTCAGACCTTGTCCGAGCCCGTGGTCGATAAG ACTTCCGCTGAAGGTCAAGATGAGTGCTGTATATACGGTGTTTCCGCCATGCAGGGTTGGCGAATCAGCATGGAGGATGCCCATGCTGCCGTCCTCGACCTGCAGGCCAAGTACTCGGACCAGGATGAAAAGCCGACCGACCCCGATAAACGACTCGCTTTCTTCGGTGTATATGACGGGCACGGTGGAGACAAAGTAGCATTATTCGCCGGAGAGAACGTCCACAAGATTGTCGCGAAGCAGGACTCCTTTGCCAAAGGTGATATCGAACAGGCCCTGAAGGATGGCTTCCTCGCTACCGACCGGGCTATTTTGGAAG ACCCGAAgtatgaggaggaagtgTCTGGCTGCACCGCAGCCGTCAGCGTTATCTCGAAGCACAAGATCTGGGTG GCCAATGCTGGTGATTCTCGCTCTGTACTGGGTGTCAAGGGCCGCGCGAAGCCTCTTTCATTTGACCACAAGCCTCAGAACGAAG GCGAGAAGGCTCGTATCAGCGCTGCTGGTGGTTTCGTTGACTTTGGCCGTGTCAACGGCAACCTGGCCCTGTCGCGGGCCATTGGTGACTTCGAGTTCAAGAAGAGCCCCGAGTTGTCTCCTGAGCAGCAAATCGTCACTGCCTATCCCGACGTCACTGTGCACGATCTcagtgacgatgacgagttCCTCGTAATTGCCTGTGACG GTATCTGGGATTGTCAGTCCTCCCAATCAGTGGTGGAATTCGTCCGCCGTGGGATTGCCGCGAAGCAGGACTTGTATCGGATCTGTGAGAACATGATGGACAACTGCCTGGCCTCCAACAGTGAAAccggtggtgttggctgcGACAACATGACGATGGTTATCATCGGTCTCCTTAACGGTAGGACCAAAGAGGAGTGGTACAACCAGATCGCTGAGCGCGTGGCGAACGGCGACGGCCCTTGCGCTCCGCCCGAGTACG CTGAGTTCCGCGGCCCCGGTATCCGGAATCAATTTGAGGAGAACCCGGATGACTTTGACATGGAAAACGACCGTGCGCGTGGCTTCAGCGTCCGCTCTGGCCGCATCATCCTCTTGGAGGACGGCACTGAATTGATTCCGGAGCAGAACGATGACGAACTCTTTGATCAGGCTGAGGAAGACCAGGACCTTGTCAATCAGGTGCACCGTGATTCACCTGATGCGGCTCGGAATGAACGGGAGGGAACTCCTGGGCCTCAGTCTAAGGACACTCCCCGAACGGACGCCGCTGAGATATCGGAGTCGCCGTCTACCACCGCGGAGGGTTCGTCCGGCAGTGCCCCTGGAACGCCGCAAAAGCCTACGAGTTCGTAG
- a CDS encoding putative MFS transporter (COG:U;~EggNog:ENOG410PMZM;~InterPro:IPR020846,IPR011701,IPR036259;~PFAM:PF07690;~TransMembrane:12 (i81-100o150-167i179-202o208-234i246-267o273-293i348-371o383-402i422-440o446-466i478-502o514-534i);~go_function: GO:0022857 - transmembrane transporter activity [Evidence IEA];~go_process: GO:0055085 - transmembrane transport [Evidence IEA]): MRLIKAHPYHHLWDRGGFLLLPSASWPLSLKHSSSSEAWDSFIMTIASEQPETPSETTSLLAEHNGLPVQPKSVTRRAQQVLFLACLIAVTVDIGNYISVAPQLQIYELNICQRLHPEVFDSSPGGVLPSLVPSACKTADVQGELALLKGWMSTFDQLPGIILALPYGLMADRVGRKPVLFLSLAGCVLQEMAIRVIAWYHATIPPRAIWFTPIFQILGGGSQIATSVAFTIIADVFPVEKRSSTYFILSAAILLSEILAVPLSAWLMSSDAWIPWMLGLACEFGSLFTILLLPETKPEPSVNPVNDVQPETAGHLKLSSAFTWASVVRFARSQFAQLHEFIGEYPSALVISLAFLFSSYGIEAVPFMLQYVSKRFSWSLAEASLLICVKGIINCFALMLVLPMATKILDRYLSPVQRDLRVAIGCACLLMAAFGFMSVASHPAVFVVGVALVALGGGFSAALRSVGSALVGSSHVGLLNTTITLTQGVGLMISGPLLAGLFRAGMAWEGAWMGLPWMAGFILYAATILTTYCLRVQS; the protein is encoded by the exons tctctgggACAGAGGGGGGTTCTTACTCCTTCCCTCAGCCTCTTGGCCCTTGAGTTTGAAgcattcctcttcatctgaaGCCTGGGATTCCTTCATCATGACTATTGCTTCCGAACAGCCAGAAACACCCTCTGAGACAACTTCTCTCTTAGCTGAGCACAATGGACTTCCTGTGCAGCCAAAAAGTGTTACGCGTAGAGCCCAGCAGGTCTTATTTCTTGCGTGCCTCATAGCGGTCACTGTCGATATCGGCAACTACATCTCCGTTGCTCCCCAACTTCAGATATACGAGTTGAACATCTGCCAGCGCTTGCATCCGGAGGTCTTTGATAGCAGCCCCGGCGGGGTTCTCCCTTCACTGGTTCCTTCGGCTTGCAAGACTGCTGATGTGCAGGGTGAGCTGGCGTTGCTCAAAGGTTGGATGAGCACCTTTGACCAGCTTCCGGGCATTATTCTGGCGCTTCCATATGGACTCATGGCAGATCGCGTTGGTCGTAAACCAGTCTTATTTCTAAGCCTGGCTGGGTGTGTCTTGCAAGAGATGGCAATCAGAGTCATCG CCTGGTATCATGCGACCATCCCCCCACGAGCTATTTGGTTTACGCCAATCTTTCAGATTCTTGGTGGCGGTTCTCAGATAGCTACCTCAGTGGCTTTCACTATCATCGCGGATGTTTTCCCGGTAGAGAAACG TTCAAGTACCTATTTCATCTTGTCGGCAGCTATACTGCTGTCAGAGATTCTTGCTGTTCCCTTAAGCGCCTGGCTGATGTCATCGGACGCCTGGATCCCTTGGATGCTCGGACTAGCCTGCGAATTTGGTAGCCTGTTTACGATCCTCTTGTTGCCGGAGACTAAACCGGAGCCCTCAGTCAACCCCGTCAATGATGTCCAGCCGGAGACGGCAGGCCACTTGAAGCTATCATCGGCATTTACATGGGCCAGTGTGGTACGCTTTGCTCGCTCACAGTTCGCTCAACTGCATGAATTCATCGGCGAGTATCCAAGTGCCCTAGTCAtctccctcgccttcctctttTCGAGCTATGGAATCGAAGCAGTTCCTTTCATGCTCCAATATGTCTCCAAGCGCTTTTCATGGAGCTTAGCAGAG GCGAGCCTTCTCATATGCGTCAAGGGGATCATTAATTGCTTCGCTTTGATGCTCGTACTTCCGATGGCTACGAAGATCCTCGACCGATATTTGTCCCCCGTGCAGAGAGACCTTAGAGTGGCCATAGGCTGTGCATGTCTATTAATGGCTGCTTTTGGCTTCATGTCCGTGGCATCTCATCCAGCAGTGTTCGTTGTAGGAGTTGCTCTGGTTGCTCTTGGAGGGGGGTTCAGCGCCGCTCTGCGCAGCGTCGGGAGTGCTTTGGTTGGGTCATCGCATGTTGGACTCCTGAATACGACCATAACTCTGACACAGGGAGTTGGACTCATGATATCTGGGCCACTCCTAGCTGGATTATTTCGAGCAGGGATGGCCTGGGAAGGAGCGTGGATGGGGCTTCCATGGATGGCAGGATTTATCTTGTATGCAGCAACCATCCTGACAACGTATTGCCTCCGAGTCCAGAGCTAG